Proteins co-encoded in one Gossypium arboreum isolate Shixiya-1 chromosome 11, ASM2569848v2, whole genome shotgun sequence genomic window:
- the LOC108480117 gene encoding STS14 protein-like, protein MACLLFAVLVLAISHNMVQEVAAAASPGSRAPSVLPSAAREFLAAHNQARAAVGVGPLKWSTQLVNAASLLARYQRNKMGCQFANLTDHKYGANQLWGSGAAVTPGMAVDTWVKEKSYYDYASNSCAPDHMCGVYKQVVWKNSSELGCAQATCKDQTSLTICFYNPPGNYVGERPY, encoded by the coding sequence ATGGCCTGCCTCTTGTTTGCGGTTCTAGTACTAGCTATTAGCCATAACATGGTCCAGGAGGTAGCTGCAGCAGCAAGCCCTGGTTCCAGGGCTCCATCAGTCTTGCCAAGTGCAGCCAGAGAATTCCTGGCAGCACACAACCAAGCAAGAGCTGCAGTTGGGGTCGGACCTCTCAAGTGGAGTACGCAACTAGTCAATGCCGCCAGCCTCCTCGCGAGATACCAAAGAAACAAAATGGGTTGTCAGTTTGCAAACCTGACAGATCACAAGTACGGAGCAAACCAGTTGTGGGGTAGTGGAGCTGCAGTTACCCCAGGAATGGCAGTGGATACATGGGTGAAAGAGAAGAGTTACTATGATTATGCTAGCAATTCTTGCGCACCGGATCATATGTGCGGAGTTTACAAGCAAGTGGTTTGGAAGAACTCATCAGAGCTGGGGTGTGCTCAAGCTACATGCAAGGACCAAACCAGCTTAACTATTTGTTTCTATAATCCTCCAGGAAATTATGTAGGAGAAAGGCCATACTAA
- the LOC108480118 gene encoding protein MIZU-KUSSEI 1-like — MDLLAPLRACKKLIFYQCLPHAATLVTGTIICPIGDKKVKLCLKENNKTESSVFVELPLSTSEFTSSIDSSVLRIVLDPVPDSGITQRWQTYCNGQKVGFARRLVVGKEEKWVLETMQMVSSGAGFLLQKGSDAGSFKYLRGQFERIVGSDDSEAYHLVDPSYWFGQDLSVFFLSQ, encoded by the coding sequence ATGGACCTTTTAGCGCCATTGAGAGCATGCAAGAAATTGATATTTTACCAGTGCCTGCCTCATGCTGCAACACTAGTCACTGGCACCATCATTTGTCCCATAGGTGACAAAAAGGTTAAGCTTTGCTTGAAAGAAAACAACAAGACCGAATCCTCAGTCTTCGTTGAACTTCCCCTTAGCACTTCAGAATTCACCAGTTCAATCGACAGCAGCGTTCTCCGCATAGTCCTGGACCCTGTCCCAGATTCAGGCATCACACAAAGATGGCAGACGTATTGCAATGGACAAAAGGTAGGGTTTGCCAGGAGGCTAGTAGTTGGGAAGGAGGAGAAATGGGTGCTTGAAACAATGCAGATGGTCTCATCCGGAGCCGGGTTTTTGCTGCAGAAAGGTTCAGATGCCGGCAGTTTCAAGTACTTGAGAGGCCAGTTCGAGCGTATAGTGGGTTCAGATGATTCAGAGGCTTACCATTTGGTAGATCCTTCGTATTGGTTCGGACAAGATTTGAGCGTTTTCTTTCTCAGTCAGTAG
- the LOC108480116 gene encoding uncharacterized protein LOC108480116 isoform X2 has translation MMGFQGSGESKMLGLIVTSSRHKRSKSFPGKKRVEEDGFGSSVEESNRMKLDTGYLKDSVKTKKKQSPTSSAEVKSSLKQEILELEERLQDQFEVRRALETALGYRTSSNYDTSEAPVSKSKPATELVKEIAVLEWEVVYLEHYLLSLYRKAFDQQVSSLSPSKRDERLKTSVDTPKMRFSEVSRPGNESKVENSAILSDNHDNSWEEPNGIGEEKLLDSSVHRCHSSLSQHSEFSGRTSLDETSAKAIRACHSQPLSMMEYAQNAPNIISLAEHLGTRIPDHVPETPNKLSEDMIKCMSAIYCKLTDPPLVQNSFSAPNSPMSSANSFSPQDHHEMWSPGFRNNSSFDVRLDNPFHVEGLKEFSGPYRTMVEVPWIFRDSQKLGDVEHLLQNFRSLICRLEEVNPKKLKHEEKLAFWINIHNSLVMHAFLAYGIPQNNVKRLLLLLKAAYNIGGHTISADTIQNSILGCRMSRPGQWLRLLLPSRAKFKPGDKRQAYAIEHPVPLLHFALCAGNHSDPSIRAYTPKRVFQELETAKEEYIWATFGVRKDKKILLPKIVESFAKDSNLCTTGVIKMVQQSLPESLHRSIRKCEQGKSHKGIEWIPHNFTFRYLISKELVR, from the exons TTCAAAGAG CTTTCCTGGAAAGAAAAGAGTTGAGGAAGATGGCTTTGGTAGTTCTGTTGAAGAATCGAATCGTATGAAGCTG GATACAGGGTATTTGAAGGATTCTGTCAAAACCAAGAAGAAGCAGTCTCCCACTTCCAGCGCTGAGGTCAAAAGCTCTTTGAAGCAAGAG ATTTTAGAGCTTGAGGAAAGATTGCAAGATCAATTTGAGGTTCGTCGTGCGTTAGAAACAGCATTGGGCTATAGAACTTCCTCTAATTATGATACAAGTGAAGCACCAGTGTCAAAATCAAAG CCAGCCACAGAGTTAGTCAAGGAAATTGCTGTGTTAGAGTGGGAAGTTGTATATTTGGAACACTACCTTCTCTCATTGTATAGGAAAGCGTTTGATCAACAAGTGTCTTCTTTATCACCATCTAAAAGGGATGAAAGGCTTAAAACATCAGTAGATACCCCAAAAATGAGATTTTCTGAGGTTTCCAGACCTGGTAATGAATCAAAAGTTGAAAATTCAGCTATACTCTCTGATAACCATGACAATTCCTGGGAGGAACCTAATGGAATTGGAGAAGAGAAACTATTGGATTCTAGTGTACATCGTTGTCATTCCTCACTATCACAGCATTCAGAATTTTCAGGTAGGACTTCTCTGGATGAGACTTCAGCTAAGGCAATACGTGCATGCCATTCGCAGCCTTTGTCGATGATGGAG TATGCTCAGAATGCACCGAATATAATCAGTCTGGCTGAGCATCTTGGCACACGCATTCCCGATCATGTTCCTGAGACACCAAACAAGCTTTCTGAGGATATGATCAAGTGCATGTCTGCTATATACTGCAAGCTTACAGACCCACCTTTGGTCCAAAACAGCTTTTCAGCTCCCAATTCACCCATGTCTTCAGCCAATTCCTTTTCCCCACAGGATCATCACGAGATGTGGAGTCCAGGGTTCAGAAATAATTCATCATTTGATGTACGGTTAGATAACCCTTTCCATGTGGAAGGGCTTAAAGAGTTTAGTGGACCATATAGAACAATGGTTGAAGTGCCATGGATTTTTAGAGATAGTCAGAAACTGGGTGATGTGGAACACCTGCTACAAAATTTCAG GTCTCTCATTTGTCGACTGGAAGAAGTCAATCCTAAGAAGTTGAAACACGAAGAGAAACTGGCATTCTGGATAAACATACACAATTCATTAGTGATGCAT GCTTTTCTGGCTTATGGTATTCCACAAAACAATGTGAAGAGACTTCTTCTACTGTTGAAG GCTGCATATAACATTGGAGGTCACACCATCAGTGCAGATACAATACAGAATTCCATCCTTGGATGTCGCATGTCTCGTCCGGGGCAG TGGCTACGACTATTACTTCCATCAAGGGCTAAATTTAAACCTGGAGACAAAAGGCAGGCATATGCAATTGAACATCCAGTACCTCTTTTACACTTTGCGCTTTGTGCAGGAAACCATTCGGATCCCTCG ATCCGTGCCTACACACCGAAGAGAGTATTTCAAGAACTGGAAACTGCAAAAGAAGAGTACATTTGGGCTACATTTGGTGTCCGCAAAGACAAGAAAATTCTGTTACCAAAGATTGTGGAGTCATTTGCAAAGGATTCAAATTTGTGTACGACTGGTGTCATCAAAATGGTCCAACAATCATTGCCCGAATCACTTCATCGCAGTATCAGAAAATGTGAACAAGGGAAATCCCACAAGGGCATTGAATGGATTCCTCATAATTTTACCTTCAGGTATCTAATATCTAAAGAATTAGTAAGATGA
- the LOC108480116 gene encoding uncharacterized protein LOC108480116 isoform X1, translated as MRGLRLRVAMTLLKSCLLQILSIDSWRLMLSHGSFPGKKRVEEDGFGSSVEESNRMKLDTGYLKDSVKTKKKQSPTSSAEVKSSLKQEILELEERLQDQFEVRRALETALGYRTSSNYDTSEAPVSKSKPATELVKEIAVLEWEVVYLEHYLLSLYRKAFDQQVSSLSPSKRDERLKTSVDTPKMRFSEVSRPGNESKVENSAILSDNHDNSWEEPNGIGEEKLLDSSVHRCHSSLSQHSEFSGRTSLDETSAKAIRACHSQPLSMMEYAQNAPNIISLAEHLGTRIPDHVPETPNKLSEDMIKCMSAIYCKLTDPPLVQNSFSAPNSPMSSANSFSPQDHHEMWSPGFRNNSSFDVRLDNPFHVEGLKEFSGPYRTMVEVPWIFRDSQKLGDVEHLLQNFRSLICRLEEVNPKKLKHEEKLAFWINIHNSLVMHAFLAYGIPQNNVKRLLLLLKAAYNIGGHTISADTIQNSILGCRMSRPGQWLRLLLPSRAKFKPGDKRQAYAIEHPVPLLHFALCAGNHSDPSIRAYTPKRVFQELETAKEEYIWATFGVRKDKKILLPKIVESFAKDSNLCTTGVIKMVQQSLPESLHRSIRKCEQGKSHKGIEWIPHNFTFRYLISKELVR; from the exons ATGAGAGGCCTACGCCTGCGAGTTGCAATGACATTATTGAAGTCTTGCCTTTTACAAATATTATCTATTGATTCTTGGCGCTTGATGTTGTCACATGGCAGCTTTCCTGGAAAGAAAAGAGTTGAGGAAGATGGCTTTGGTAGTTCTGTTGAAGAATCGAATCGTATGAAGCTG GATACAGGGTATTTGAAGGATTCTGTCAAAACCAAGAAGAAGCAGTCTCCCACTTCCAGCGCTGAGGTCAAAAGCTCTTTGAAGCAAGAG ATTTTAGAGCTTGAGGAAAGATTGCAAGATCAATTTGAGGTTCGTCGTGCGTTAGAAACAGCATTGGGCTATAGAACTTCCTCTAATTATGATACAAGTGAAGCACCAGTGTCAAAATCAAAG CCAGCCACAGAGTTAGTCAAGGAAATTGCTGTGTTAGAGTGGGAAGTTGTATATTTGGAACACTACCTTCTCTCATTGTATAGGAAAGCGTTTGATCAACAAGTGTCTTCTTTATCACCATCTAAAAGGGATGAAAGGCTTAAAACATCAGTAGATACCCCAAAAATGAGATTTTCTGAGGTTTCCAGACCTGGTAATGAATCAAAAGTTGAAAATTCAGCTATACTCTCTGATAACCATGACAATTCCTGGGAGGAACCTAATGGAATTGGAGAAGAGAAACTATTGGATTCTAGTGTACATCGTTGTCATTCCTCACTATCACAGCATTCAGAATTTTCAGGTAGGACTTCTCTGGATGAGACTTCAGCTAAGGCAATACGTGCATGCCATTCGCAGCCTTTGTCGATGATGGAG TATGCTCAGAATGCACCGAATATAATCAGTCTGGCTGAGCATCTTGGCACACGCATTCCCGATCATGTTCCTGAGACACCAAACAAGCTTTCTGAGGATATGATCAAGTGCATGTCTGCTATATACTGCAAGCTTACAGACCCACCTTTGGTCCAAAACAGCTTTTCAGCTCCCAATTCACCCATGTCTTCAGCCAATTCCTTTTCCCCACAGGATCATCACGAGATGTGGAGTCCAGGGTTCAGAAATAATTCATCATTTGATGTACGGTTAGATAACCCTTTCCATGTGGAAGGGCTTAAAGAGTTTAGTGGACCATATAGAACAATGGTTGAAGTGCCATGGATTTTTAGAGATAGTCAGAAACTGGGTGATGTGGAACACCTGCTACAAAATTTCAG GTCTCTCATTTGTCGACTGGAAGAAGTCAATCCTAAGAAGTTGAAACACGAAGAGAAACTGGCATTCTGGATAAACATACACAATTCATTAGTGATGCAT GCTTTTCTGGCTTATGGTATTCCACAAAACAATGTGAAGAGACTTCTTCTACTGTTGAAG GCTGCATATAACATTGGAGGTCACACCATCAGTGCAGATACAATACAGAATTCCATCCTTGGATGTCGCATGTCTCGTCCGGGGCAG TGGCTACGACTATTACTTCCATCAAGGGCTAAATTTAAACCTGGAGACAAAAGGCAGGCATATGCAATTGAACATCCAGTACCTCTTTTACACTTTGCGCTTTGTGCAGGAAACCATTCGGATCCCTCG ATCCGTGCCTACACACCGAAGAGAGTATTTCAAGAACTGGAAACTGCAAAAGAAGAGTACATTTGGGCTACATTTGGTGTCCGCAAAGACAAGAAAATTCTGTTACCAAAGATTGTGGAGTCATTTGCAAAGGATTCAAATTTGTGTACGACTGGTGTCATCAAAATGGTCCAACAATCATTGCCCGAATCACTTCATCGCAGTATCAGAAAATGTGAACAAGGGAAATCCCACAAGGGCATTGAATGGATTCCTCATAATTTTACCTTCAGGTATCTAATATCTAAAGAATTAGTAAGATGA